The genomic stretch CGAGGAAGGAAAGCGTGGCCTCCAGCAGGACGGTCGTGGATATCCCGAGCGTGCCCCACACGATCAGGGTTGGGATGAGATGCGGCAGGATGTGCTTGAACAGGATGCGGCCGTGGCCGGCGCCAAGCGTCTTCTCGGCTGCTATGTAATCCCGTTCGGCGAGCGACGATGTCTGGGTGAAGATCACGCGTGCGGTCTGTACCCAATTCACGAAGGCGATCACCATCGCGACGATCCACAGCGACGGCGAGAAGATGGCGGCAAGGCAGATCGCCAGCAGCAGCGCAGGAAACGCCATCATCAGGTCGGTGAAGCGCATCAGCACCGCGCCGATGAAGCCCCGGAAGTAGCCGGCCGTCACGCCGACGAGCGTGCCGATAAAAAGCGCCGCGCCGTTGGCTACAAGCCCGATGATCAGCGAGGTCTGTGCGCCATAGAGAACACGGGAGAACAGGTCGCGACCGAGGAGATCAGTCCCGAACCAGAACGTCTCGTTTGGCGGTAGCGGCGCACCTTCCAGCGTCAGGCCGTCGAAGAACTGCTCATAGGGATCGTGCGGGGCAAGCCAGTCGGCAAAGAGTGCGCCGCCGACGCAAACGAGCACGATCAGCAATCCCAGGAGCGCAAGCTTGCGGCTCATCAGCCTGCGCAGGATCGAAGGTCCGTCTGCCGGCGCCACCAAGGGTTCAGGCGAGGTCGATGCGTCTGCCATCGTCGGTGCCCCTCTCGTTCGAATGATTGGCCACCAGCCGCTCCGCGGCGGTTTCGATAGTCACGCGCCAGGTCATCGCGGTCTGGCGCAAAAGGTCATAGGCCTCCGCCTCGGTCTTTCCTTGCATCACGAAAATCATCACCGCACGCACGATCGTCTGTCGCGCCGACAGGCGGTTCTGCAGATCGGTGATCAGCGCTTCCGATGCCTTGGCGCGATCGAAATTGCTGCGTGCGACGAGG from Pseudorhizobium banfieldiae encodes the following:
- a CDS encoding ABC transporter permease, which encodes MADASTSPEPLVAPADGPSILRRLMSRKLALLGLLIVLVCVGGALFADWLAPHDPYEQFFDGLTLEGAPLPPNETFWFGTDLLGRDLFSRVLYGAQTSLIIGLVANGAALFIGTLVGVTAGYFRGFIGAVLMRFTDLMMAFPALLLAICLAAIFSPSLWIVAMVIAFVNWVQTARVIFTQTSSLAERDYIAAEKTLGAGHGRILFKHILPHLIPTLIVWGTLGISTTVLLEATLSFLGIGVQPPIPSWGNIIFENQTYFQSAPWLVFIPGAAILLLALAFNLVGDALRDILDPTQQGRD